agcacattttctctcacttaGTTGTGTGAAATGGTAAAACACAATAGTAGGAAATTGTCTAAAGCAATTgcacagcaagaaagaaaaaggagataaAGGGGTTCTTACGGTACAGTCATCAGTGTAGATCATGATCAATTTACAATATAGTTGCctcaaatgcagtttgtttcctttctgcAAAGATGGCCAAATCAAAATGCCCATGTCTTCCAAGCTACTTGTGTATCTGAATGCTGATGCCTCTGGCACACAGAGTGACACATATGATCAAGGCAGCATGTTTCTCCCTTGTTCGCATATCAGCAAACAGACCTTGAATTCTTCCTCAAAAAGCAGATGCAACGTAGAGTCTGAGCAGTCAGGTAGTGTCGTGAGCTGTGACTTTCAGGATGTTTCTAATGTTCATAATATTGTGCAAGTGGAAGATAGCTGTCccagagatttgttttatttgatggtAAAATCATCTGGTCCAACATAActcaaggttcctcacagtggaactaggggccaaactaataccaaggtgactatctggtcaACAGTGTTTCTCCAAGATGTTTAGGGCAAATTACAATGACCTCAGTCTGAATCTGGAAGTAAGATGTTctgggtcatccaggccttgatgttcttgagacattcctgaagttgaactaagtGATTACATTCATCAGGCTTCAGAGTGCTGGGTGTCTTCTGCATAACAATGGAAGTGTGCGTgatgctttctgatgatgttgccaaAAGGGAGCATATATAAGATGAAGAGTatcggtccaaggacagaaccttgtggacCTCCATGACTAACCTGTCTGTGCATtgaggagtcattgttaacattaacaaattgaaatctatctgataaatatgatttaaaccagccTAATGTCGttcctttaatccctacatgttgttccagtctctgtaacagaatcTTATGATCTACGATGTCAAATGCTGCAGTAACATCCAACAGGACGAGCAtagagacaagtccattatctgatgccattAAAGGTCAATGGTAACCTTTAACAGTGCTTTTTGACaggattttggaaatgaagACTTGATATAGGTCTGTAATTagctaaaacatctggatcaagagtggcctttttaagcagaggtttaataACCGATACCTTAAAAGCTTTTGGTACGTAGCCAGTTATCAAAGACATAATCTGATTTAGTatggaactgtcaattagggggaAAACTTCCTCAAATAGTCTAGTTGGGACAGAGTCTAATAGACAGGTTGTTGGTTTAGAGGATGAAACTAGGAAGAGTTCAGGAAGACCAATTGGAGAAAAGtggtccaaatataaatctggtgctGCAGTGGTTCTATGGTTTCTGTACAAGACAATGTATCTATGCTGttcatggggaggaggtggtggattGTTTACCTGATGGTTATAATCTCATTTGTAAGGAAGTTCATAAAATCATTGCTTCTCAGAGTTAGAGGACTAGATGGATCAGTGGAGCTGTGGCTCTCTGTCAGCGTAGGTGAAAAATCATCTTGGCTGGTGAAATGCCACTTCCTCACCAGCTTCCGTGATGTTTTATAACACATGTTTGAGTATTACACCATGGAGCTAATCACATctgatttactttcttctttttcagggGGGCGACAGCGtcaaggtttgtttttaatgaggctgctgtaATAATTAAGAAAGTTATCAACTAGTGTGGGAGTGGAGATTTGATAACTTTCCTGTATTGTACTGACACATGTAatagtgtgtgtaatgtgtgtgtaaaatataattttaaaaaatggtcgGATAGAAGAaggttttggggaaatattattacattttcaatgtctATGTCAGaacaagataaaaagtgaatgggtttatttacatgttgagtAAAACCAATTGAGttcatgaatgaattaaatgcTGAACTAAGTCATTGACAACATCTACATGAATGTTGAAATCACCGACTATAATGACTATCTGTCGCAaaccctccacctctgcctcgagtgttgtgcatgaatgtgttcaATGAAAACTGAACTGTACAAATCAGTTTACTAATGATTAacgtgaaaacatttttaaatcatcatcgcaTTGGCCATCACGTGAGATACCAGGAGCAaggggttagtgtgtgtgtgggcgtctcataaactctggagagaatcaaacaaacacaaattaaagttaatttctgtttgtcataaCTTGTaatgagtgttggtgtttatagtgaaagtgtaaagtgagctcAGGTCAGTGAGTGTGGAGGACGACACTGAGACTCTGACATGATACAAACCAACCGCTGCTTCTGATCCTGAAACAGCGGTGCTAATAATTTATCATTAGTCCGGAACCCTGTATTCACACTTGTGTTGCTCCCATTCGACATTTACCGCCTCGTTCACATCAACGAGTTCTCTTCTCTCACCGCTGCTTCACTGttcgtgtgtgagtgagtgggggcggggcctgtgtgtgtgagtgtaatgcTGCATTCCAGACGACTCGGATGTCAGATATTCCAACTTGAAATTTCACAGTTCCAACTTCACATCAAACATACATGTCTGACCATGAGACACTGATTTATTGGATTCGTGATGAGACAATTCAACTGTGACTAGTGCAGCCTCCGTtcatacagaaacaaagaggagggagacgacGCCATTATactttttgtttgactttgatacttggaaacacattcaatacataagagagaacacacactgtcactgaaTCCAACAGACGGGCCTCAGCTACAGGATCTAAGTCTCCATGAACGCCGCCATTGTTGTGTGACGTCAGAGAACTGGTGCTCAGTGAAGTCGGGGTAGATGACTCTTCCCCGAGAACACATGTCCGAACTCCGACTTTGAATGGCGTCCATTACACTTTTTTCAAGTAGGAGTTTGGAAAAATTACGATGTCCGAATTGTCTGGAACGCAGCATCAACTCCGCTTTGCTCCCAGActcagaggagatgagagaatgACGTGCTAACGTGggtgtttccagctgcagctaCGAGGTGGCATCGCTTTAAATGAATTGTGGGACTACATTTTCTTCTTACCTTTCATCAAGGATGGTCTGGtgtttcctatgctaaaggtgataagttaggaagcattgaagctcctttccttatcattCAGATTTCGAACAGCTCTTATAATGGCGGCCACTGAAATACTTCAGGTCATTTCACTTTGAACCTtcctgagaaaaatgtattattctaaCACAGCCATGGTCACATTGTAACTGTCTCTTCAGTAACTGATCAGTAAGCgcagtgatttaaaacaaacatatttaatcatATGAACTGGTTAagaacatacatatacatactgtgcaaggaaaacattttaaccatAAAGACATGGAGGTCATTATATacaattcatatatatatatatatatgatatgatgCATAAATCAAATCAGTAGAAACAGGGAATATCAACACAAATCTTTCATGTTAGTCAATGAGTTATATTTTCTAGGGACATAAAAATTGTTTAACtgataaaaacaggagaaagggGGGATTCTAAATTCTCTATTTACAACAGTGAACtattaatatgtataatatgaatAGTTGCTGACAAATCctaataaatattttgttgcaAACGATGCAACTTAAATCTTTAACCACACAGAGCAAGTAAATTCATTCTCCCCTGTATGACTACTCATATGCAGTTAGATTACCTATTAGTCTAAATATTTTACCACACTAGGAGCAACTAAACGaattctctcctgtatgaatcctcatatgttcaGTTAGATCGCACtttcggctaaatcttttaccacactcggagcaactaaacggtttctctcctgtatgaatcctcatatgtttAGTTAGACTGCACTTTAgtctaaatcttttaccacactcagagcaactaaatggtttctctcctgtatgaatacTCATATGTTTAGTTAGACTGCGCTTTtggctaaatcttttaccacactcggagcaactaaacggtttctctcctgtatgaatcctcatatgttcaGTTAGATCGCACtttcggctaaatcttttaccacactcagagcaactaaatggtttctctcctgtatgaatcctcatatgttcaGTTAGATCGCACtttcggctaaatcttttaccacactcagagcaactaaatggtttctctcctgtatgaatacTCATATGTTCAGTTAGATTGCACtttcggctaaatcttttaccacactcagagcaactaaatggtttatctcctgtatgaatcctcatatgtttAGTTAGACTGCACTTTtggctaaatcttttaccacactcagagcaactaaatggtttctctcctgtatgaatcctcatatgtatCGTTAGATGGCTCTTATagctaaatcttttaccacactcggagcaactaaatgCTTTCTTAccagttttatatttcatatcacTTAGAgactgtttgttattttttgtatttaaaccagactGAGGTTCCCTGGTCTGCATCCAATCATCTTCACTGTCTACAGTCTTTTCCTCAGTACCTTGTTGTAAATGTCCATCAGGACCTGAGTTCCTGGCTGGTTCTTGTTCTCCACAGTCCGCTCTGTTCTCCTCCGTCTGATTCCGATGAAGCTGTGCCAACTGAGgattctcttcatcttcttcactcttcacagtgacagcagtcAATGTGAACCTGATATCAGCCTGCTCAAgttgttgaagctgctctccctcctgattggtccacggttcctcctgttcctctttaatgtggggGGACTCTGGGTCTTCCTGGTCCACAATggggctccactgctgctgctcagggggaacctcttctttattcaccatcagctgctgtatgtctgcaggacacactgaaacacaaatacacatgtttatcatttcagagtttcctgaagtgttttaaaaaacttGTGTTGTGTCGTTTAATGTcgactgttattatttttgaacgATCACACTCAAGAAGCAGAGATGTTGAGGTAGTTCACAGTTACCTCAACATCTCGACGCAGCTCGTAAATTTAGCAGCATTAAACACTGGAAGTGTTtccagtaaaaatgttttatattttgaggccAAATAAACAACTTAGGACACTAGCAGAGCAGAGCGAGTGgaagttagttagttggttaagctgttttcagacatgacctgtgggtaaaaaccagagaattgtctccagagtttgtgtttcacacatgaacaacacagcagcaggttttctgcacagactcgttcacaacagtatcaaatcctcctcattattcaccaggtgaaggtggagcagcagaaagagacaggaagtgacgttaTAACTCTGCTGCatagatcatgtgatcatgtatACATCACCCCGACaacgtcgtcagctcttatcaccacaaactctcttcacatctctgtctggTCTTCTAGGGATGACGTCATACGGAGGAAGGAAGATGGCTGTGTCGAGTCAAAGCTTGAATTCACCCAAAGAGCAAActgaagcaaaaaaacaaatagcacACGATCATCTaaagtgtgggagttttttaGACAGAgaccaaacaacatgtttgtctgtaaactctgcaaatccaaaatgatcacagcagcacaaccgtGATGCACGAGCACTTGAAGCTGAAGCAGCCAGGGGAGATTTCTCAAGATGGCAGCTGGAGCGAGACAGAACCgcaagttttactttttgtcctgAAACAAGCGTAATGTATTACGATCATCAACGCGTGGAATGGAATAGGAATAGACTGGAATACCTGGGATCATCTTAACTGCACAACTCCAGTGACTGAATCAATCTACgttgttattaatataacacaacagtgatgtagaaattatacttgttttaaaatattgcagtatcataaatattcacacaatatgtgtctgtttttcaggaTGAGACGAAGCAGTCTGGAGGACTTTTTACACAAAAGGAGCCAAAATGCATGAACACCCCAGATGTGTGCTGAGCTTTCTAACAGCATCTTGCAGATGATTATCAAGGACATGTGACCCCTGGCTGCAGTTGGGGGTCAAAGCTCCTAATCCTTTGATCTACACATTTCATcaacttaaccaaccagacattgttttaaacttaTTCTTCCCTTTAAGGAATGTTAGTTTGATCAACTCGTGTTAGCAGAGCTGatgctagctaacgttagcctgtgAGCGGCTCCTCGAGGGACTGACCAACTCTGTGCAGCCGGAGTTCGGGCTTCATGACGGCAtcgagcagcctcctctggcggcAGATCTCCCGCTCTGACCGCTCCATTCTGTCTTCGTACACCGCCACGGTTTCCTCAATCCCTGCGTCgatctcctccgccgccgccgttAGCCGCTCGGTGAGCATCGCTCTCAGCGCCGGGACTTGAgccgtttctcctcctttctccagctgcagcagaaagtctacagcGGCAGCGCTGATCCGCTCATGTACCGacacccgcagcagctgcacgtCGCACATGTTCCTCCTCTTTGCGCACTTTGAGTCTCGGAGCGAACAAAGTGAGCCAGGGTCTGGTAAACAGAGACTCCGAGCTCAGAGCCAACAGTGACgcctgctggactggaggacgaggaggaaactAAAGTCCTAATACTGCACAGTAGAAAATATGGAAGACGAAACATgacttaatgacaaataaatatataaataaatacttaaatgcatgaataaataaggaatgaatacagaaataaatgtctgaAATTCATTGccacatgtatttttttctgtatttctgtgtccgtgTGCTAATGAgactgtgagcgtctcgtctcatgttgtactgagcacaaaatgttgacgagtcaattttcatgatgtttaaatgcagcctcataaacgctggagcaaatcaaacaaacactaagtcacttcatgtgctgatcaggtcctgataactagtgatgagtgatTATTAGTttaagtgagagcaggtcagagtggaggcggaaacagaaacttcagctcagtacaaaccaactgcagcttctggctgtggaaggatggatccatgtcatcgcttcaatcagctgtaaacacaatcagtacaatcaGCACggttcaatgacaacatactCCTATACATGTGACCAAAAAATGATCgaatgaatctaatcttaccctctttcttctctgtcgactcctgaacttctcaatgctgctgcaagagctgcaaggcCCGGTTGGATGTACCGGAAGTcccttcatactggctcatagtacgtcttagtacgtcttacaggcagctggaaaacaacatgagtaacatgagtatattattaataaacggaaatagcctcgctacatcacagttggaagatccacagtaaaaaaacacaattactaaacagttacttacatacaatggcgtcattttccacactgcaaatccggacttgcagcTAGAGTCTTGGcctaatgtgcagtgactgcctcgttgtgtgtgtgtgtgtgtgtgtgtgtgtgtgcgtgcgtgtgtgtggggggggggggggacacaatgatgaaatagatcagatGAAGTACACttatacaatgtattttatacagcacccTTGCTCCGGTTCGTGGCGCCGGCCACTCAGAGGgcagtttcctataaaatacatCCGGACAAaagtttatgaaaaaacttaacgagaacaaactcttaaatttATGAAGTTCGTActtat
The sequence above is drawn from the Hippoglossus hippoglossus isolate fHipHip1 chromosome 22, fHipHip1.pri, whole genome shotgun sequence genome and encodes:
- the LOC117756012 gene encoding gastrula zinc finger protein XlCGF8.2DB-like, translated to MQTREPQSGLNTKNNKQSLSDMKYKTGKKAFSCSECGKRFSYKSHLTIHMRIHTGEKPFSCSECGKRFSQKCSLTKHMRIHTGDKPFSCSECGKRFSRKCNLTEHMSIHTGEKPFSCSECGKRFSRKCDLTEHMRIHTGEKPFSCSECGKRFSRKCDLTEHMRIHTGEKPFSCSECGKRFSQKRSLTKHMSIHTGEKPFSCSECGKRFRLKCSLTKHMRIHTGEKPFSCSECGKRFSRKCDLTEHMRIHTGENSFSCS